The Litoreibacter ponti genome includes a window with the following:
- a CDS encoding DUF599 domain-containing protein, whose amino-acid sequence MTMIDRLSLFSPLDAVAFVLLVGGWLAVGWWIEHPGARRPSVTVLMTEYRREWMRQLVTREPRIFDATILGNLRQGTSFFASACMIAIGGVLAAISNTEALQMAAAELTQAMVPSLIWQVKLLVVVLFLTHAFLKFVWANRLFGYCSVVMAAVPNDIMHPDAQPRAAQAAELNIRAAWNFNRGLRGIYYAIGTLAWLLGPIALIAATLLVTYIIWQREFSSLPRTIILNGPAITPAKETAP is encoded by the coding sequence ATGACGATGATTGACCGTCTTTCCCTGTTCAGCCCGCTTGATGCGGTGGCCTTTGTGTTGCTGGTCGGCGGATGGCTGGCCGTGGGATGGTGGATCGAGCACCCGGGCGCGCGCCGACCCTCCGTCACGGTCCTGATGACGGAGTATCGCCGCGAGTGGATGCGCCAGCTCGTCACCCGCGAGCCGCGCATCTTTGACGCGACCATTCTGGGCAACCTGCGGCAGGGTACGTCATTCTTCGCCTCCGCCTGCATGATCGCCATCGGCGGCGTGCTCGCCGCGATCTCGAACACCGAAGCTTTGCAGATGGCTGCGGCAGAGCTCACCCAAGCGATGGTGCCAAGCCTGATCTGGCAGGTGAAGCTGCTTGTCGTCGTGCTGTTTCTGACCCACGCCTTCCTGAAATTCGTTTGGGCCAACCGGCTGTTTGGCTATTGCTCGGTGGTGATGGCCGCGGTGCCCAATGACATCATGCACCCGGATGCCCAGCCGCGGGCAGCGCAGGCCGCAGAGTTGAACATCAGGGCCGCGTGGAACTTCAATCGCGGCCTGCGTGGGATCTACTACGCCATTGGCACTCTGGCGTGGCTGCTTGGTCCAATAGCCCTGATCGCGGCCACTCTGCTGGTCACCTATATCATCTGGCAGCGCGAGTTTTCATCCCTACCCCGCACGATCATCCTCAATGGCCCCGCCATCACCCCCGCAAAGGAGACCGCCCCATGA
- a CDS encoding FAD-binding protein: protein MTPESETALAELVRGANGPLRIVGGGTRPLGSSAGEVVSTSAISGIELYEPGALTLVAKAGTPMAEIEAALTAENQRLPFEPMDHRGLLGSSGTPTVGGVVAANVSGPRRVQAGACRDSLIGVRFVDGSGTVIKNGGRVMKNVTGYDLVKMMAGSYGTLGILTEVAFKVLPGIEASATLTLGGLDAQAAVGAMSKALGSPFEVSGAAYDPAKKEVYLRLEGFTASVAYRAEQLTDLLGAGDLTSDKDASDALWANIRDVAPLHGAEGDLWRVSVKPSDGPNVLEAIQPIAALLDWGGGLLWLATERGTDVRAKMDAIQGHATCLRGDGATFHPEPTPLAAISKGLRAQFDPRGILNPVLMG from the coding sequence ATGACACCTGAAAGTGAGACCGCGCTGGCCGAGCTTGTGCGCGGCGCCAATGGCCCCCTGCGCATCGTCGGTGGTGGGACACGCCCCCTCGGTTCAAGCGCTGGAGAGGTCGTGTCGACCTCCGCAATTTCGGGCATAGAGCTCTATGAGCCCGGCGCATTGACGTTGGTTGCCAAGGCGGGCACCCCGATGGCGGAGATTGAAGCGGCGCTGACGGCCGAGAACCAGCGTCTGCCCTTCGAGCCGATGGATCACCGCGGTCTTCTGGGCAGCAGCGGAACGCCAACCGTGGGCGGGGTCGTGGCCGCCAACGTGTCCGGCCCGCGCCGCGTGCAGGCCGGGGCATGCCGCGACAGCCTGATCGGTGTGCGCTTTGTCGACGGATCAGGCACCGTGATCAAGAATGGCGGCCGCGTGATGAAAAACGTCACCGGATATGATCTGGTGAAGATGATGGCGGGCTCCTACGGCACATTGGGCATCCTGACCGAGGTTGCATTCAAGGTGCTTCCGGGGATCGAGGCGAGCGCGACACTTACCTTGGGCGGGCTTGATGCGCAGGCTGCGGTTGGTGCGATGTCCAAGGCGCTTGGGTCCCCATTCGAGGTCTCGGGCGCGGCCTATGACCCGGCGAAGAAAGAGGTGTATCTGCGTCTCGAAGGCTTCACCGCCTCGGTCGCTTACCGGGCCGAGCAGCTGACCGATTTGCTGGGCGCAGGCGATCTGACGTCCGACAAGGATGCGTCCGACGCGCTTTGGGCGAATATTCGAGACGTTGCGCCCTTGCACGGGGCAGAGGGCGACTTGTGGCGCGTGTCGGTGAAACCGTCCGACGGGCCGAACGTCTTGGAGGCCATTCAGCCAATAGCAGCGCTCCTGGATTGGGGCGGCGGGTTGTTGTGGCTGGCGACGGAACGCGGCACCGATGTGCGCGCAAAGATGGACGCTATTCAGGGCCACGCGACTTGCCTGCGGGGCGACGGCGCGACGTTCCATCCAGAGCCCACGCCGCTGGCTGCGATCTCAAAGGGCCTGCGCGCGCAATTCGACCCGCGCGGCATCCTCAACCCTGTCTTGATGGGATAA
- a CDS encoding FAD-linked oxidase C-terminal domain-containing protein, protein MEMPAPDARIMAKKARLVSRLQGVLPSDAVIHDEFETRAYECDALTAYKCPPLCAVLPASTEEVAAVLKICHEEDVPVVPRGSGTSLAGGALPTADCVILGVAKLNDVLETDYENRFIRVQTGRTNLSVTGAVEENDFFYAPDPSSQLACAIAGNIAMNSGGAHCLKYGVTTNNLLGVTMVQMDGTVVEIGGAHLDAGGYDLLGLICGSEGQMGVVTEATLRILRKPEGARPVLMGFDDNEVAGACVADIIKAGVLPVAIEFMDRPVIRATEAFAGAGYPDCEALLIVEVEGSEAEIDEQLGKIMEIARRHNPVELRQSTSAEESAKIWLGRKSAFGAMGQINDYMCLDGTIPVSELPYVLKRIGEMSKEYGLDVGNVFHAGDGNMHPLILFDANKEGDLELCEAMGADILRLCVEVGGCLTGEHGVGIEKRDLMFDQFGTDDLEAQMKVKDVFDPKWLLNPAKVFPLSATEARRTG, encoded by the coding sequence ATGGAGATGCCAGCCCCTGACGCGAGGATCATGGCCAAGAAGGCCCGTCTGGTCAGCCGCCTGCAGGGCGTCTTGCCCTCCGACGCCGTGATCCACGACGAGTTCGAGACCCGCGCCTACGAGTGTGACGCGCTGACCGCCTATAAATGCCCGCCGCTCTGCGCCGTTCTGCCCGCTTCGACCGAAGAGGTCGCCGCCGTTTTGAAGATCTGCCACGAGGAAGACGTGCCTGTGGTGCCGCGCGGCTCTGGCACTTCGCTGGCAGGCGGCGCGTTGCCCACGGCGGATTGCGTGATCCTTGGGGTGGCGAAGCTGAATGATGTGCTCGAGACTGATTATGAGAACCGCTTTATCCGCGTGCAGACCGGGCGCACAAATCTCAGCGTGACGGGCGCCGTGGAGGAGAACGACTTTTTCTATGCGCCCGACCCGTCATCGCAGCTGGCCTGCGCTATCGCGGGCAATATCGCGATGAACTCCGGTGGCGCGCATTGCCTGAAATATGGCGTTACGACAAACAACCTGCTTGGCGTGACGATGGTGCAGATGGACGGAACCGTGGTCGAGATCGGCGGCGCGCATCTGGATGCGGGCGGTTATGACCTGCTGGGGCTGATCTGCGGCTCCGAAGGCCAAATGGGCGTCGTGACCGAGGCGACGCTGCGCATCCTGCGCAAGCCCGAAGGCGCGCGGCCCGTGCTGATGGGCTTCGACGACAACGAAGTCGCCGGCGCTTGCGTGGCAGATATCATCAAGGCGGGCGTCCTTCCCGTTGCGATTGAATTTATGGACCGCCCGGTCATTCGCGCCACGGAGGCCTTCGCGGGTGCGGGCTACCCCGATTGCGAGGCGCTGCTGATCGTCGAGGTCGAAGGCTCGGAGGCGGAGATCGACGAGCAGCTGGGCAAGATCATGGAGATCGCCCGCCGCCACAATCCCGTCGAGCTGCGCCAAAGCACCTCCGCCGAGGAGAGCGCGAAGATATGGTTGGGCCGCAAATCCGCCTTCGGCGCGATGGGGCAGATCAACGATTATATGTGTCTCGACGGCACGATTCCCGTGTCCGAGCTGCCCTATGTGCTTAAGCGCATCGGCGAGATGTCGAAGGAATACGGGCTCGACGTGGGCAACGTGTTTCATGCGGGCGATGGCAATATGCACCCGCTGATCCTGTTTGATGCCAACAAGGAGGGCGATCTGGAGCTCTGCGAAGCCATGGGCGCGGACATCTTGCGCCTGTGCGTCGAGGTGGGCGGTTGCCTGACCGGGGAGCATGGGGTTGGCATCGAGAAGCGCGATCTGATGTTTGATCAGTTCGGCACAGATGATCTTGAGGCGCAGATGAAGGTGAAGGACGTGTTCGACCCGAAATGGCTTCTGAACCCGGCGAAGGTCTTCCCGCTCTCGGCGACCGAGGCCCGACGGACGGGCTAA
- the glcF gene encoding glycolate oxidase subunit GlcF, producing MQTNFTPDQLKDPAIARSNEVLRTCVHCGFCTATCPTYQVLGDELDSPRGRIYLIKDMLENERKPDAKTVKHIDRCLSCLACMSTCPSGVHYMHLVDHAREYIEQHYDRPWSDRALRWILARILPYPNRFRVALLGAKIGRPFARFMPDARLRAMLEMAPKTIPPVSRNDDPQTFPAEGKKMRVALMTGCAQKALNTDINDATIRLLTRLGAEVVVAEGAGCCGALTHHMGKTDESHATAAKNIRAWDREMKGEGLDAIVINTSGCGTTVKDYGHMFKGHALAEEAAAVAGIAKDVSEVLMDLLDADTVTLSPNMARMGLAGTDKITPEPAEAGPLKVAYHAACSLQHGQQIKTYPKDLLKRAGFTVLEPKDPHLCCGSAGTYNLMQPEISQQLKTRKVATLEARNPDIIAAGNIGCMMQIGSGTDVPIVHTVELLDWATGGPKPPALTASVNDGERQMDIPVLR from the coding sequence ATGCAGACGAACTTTACCCCGGACCAGCTCAAGGATCCTGCCATTGCGCGATCAAATGAGGTGCTGCGCACCTGCGTGCATTGCGGCTTTTGCACGGCGACTTGTCCGACCTATCAGGTCTTGGGCGACGAGCTGGATAGCCCGCGCGGACGCATCTACCTGATCAAGGATATGCTGGAAAACGAGCGCAAGCCGGACGCGAAAACGGTCAAGCATATTGATCGGTGCCTGAGCTGCCTTGCCTGCATGTCGACCTGCCCGTCGGGCGTGCACTACATGCATTTGGTCGACCATGCCCGGGAGTATATCGAGCAGCATTACGACCGGCCATGGAGCGACCGGGCGTTGCGCTGGATTCTGGCGCGTATCCTGCCCTATCCGAACCGCTTCCGGGTGGCTTTGCTTGGGGCAAAGATCGGCAGGCCCTTCGCCCGTTTCATGCCCGATGCGCGGCTGCGCGCGATGCTGGAAATGGCGCCGAAGACGATCCCGCCAGTGTCCCGCAACGATGACCCGCAGACCTTCCCGGCCGAGGGCAAGAAGATGCGCGTGGCGCTTATGACCGGCTGTGCGCAAAAGGCGCTCAATACCGATATCAACGACGCCACGATCCGGCTGCTGACCCGGCTCGGGGCCGAGGTCGTTGTGGCCGAGGGTGCGGGCTGCTGCGGTGCGCTCACCCATCACATGGGCAAGACCGACGAAAGCCATGCGACGGCGGCCAAGAATATCCGCGCCTGGGACCGCGAGATGAAGGGCGAGGGGCTGGATGCCATCGTGATCAACACATCCGGCTGCGGCACGACGGTCAAGGATTACGGCCACATGTTCAAAGGCCACGCCTTGGCGGAGGAGGCCGCCGCTGTCGCCGGTATCGCCAAGGATGTCTCGGAGGTGCTGATGGACCTGCTTGACGCGGACACGGTGACCCTGTCGCCGAACATGGCCCGCATGGGCTTGGCCGGCACGGACAAGATTACGCCCGAGCCGGCAGAGGCCGGTCCCCTGAAGGTTGCCTATCATGCCGCGTGCTCGCTACAGCATGGCCAGCAAATCAAGACGTATCCCAAGGACCTGCTCAAACGCGCCGGGTTCACCGTGTTGGAGCCGAAGGACCCGCATCTGTGTTGCGGATCGGCTGGCACGTATAACCTGATGCAGCCCGAAATCTCCCAACAACTCAAGACACGCAAGGTGGCGACGCTTGAGGCCAGAAATCCCGACATCATCGCCGCAGGCAATATCGGCTGTATGATGCAGATCGGCTCGGGCACCGATGTGCCGATTGTCCACACGGTGGAGCTTCTGGATTGGGCGACAGGTGGGCCGAAGCCGCCCGCGCTGACCGCCAGCGTTAATGACGGCGAGCGCCAGATGGACATCCCGGTTCTGCGGTGA